GACCGACGCCGAGGACTGGACCGTCGGCGCGGCGCTCGATCCCGAGCTGATCGTCCGGGCGGTGCCGGCCGCCGAGGTGCCGCCGCCGCGCGAGCTGCCGCCGGTGCCGCCGGGCGCCGGCGCGCTGGTCGGCGAGGTCACGCTGGCCGGCGCGCGCCCAGCCGATCTGATCGTCACGCCGATCTTCCTCGGCGACTTCGGGCCCGGCCACCCGGTCGTGCGCGATCGCGTGCCGCAGCCGACGCCGCTGCCGCCCCGGCGCTTCGTCGGCACCGGCGGGAGCTTCCGCTGGGACGGCCTGGCCCCCGGCAGCTACGCGGTCCTCGTGGTCGCGCCCGATCGCGGCGTCGCGCTGGTGCGCGCGATGGTCACGGCCGACCTGGCGGGCAACGCGTCGAGCGCGCTGGCGCCGGCCGCCGGCGTCGCCGGGCGCGCGCTCGACGATCGCGGCGCCGAGCTGGCCGGGGTCGAGATCGTCGTCTGGGTCGGCGACCTGCGGCTGGCCGCGGTCACCACCGACGCCCACGGCACGTTCCTGGTGCCCGATCTCCCGGCCGGCCCCGCCAAGCTAGTGGCCAGCCGGCCGGGTTGCATCGGCGATCGACCGACGCTGACCCTCGTCGCCGGGCAGCGCGCGATGCAGCCGCTCGGCCTCCTGTGCGGCGACGCCGCCGGGCCGTGATCGTGGCGCGCTAGTACCTCGCCGCAATGAACTTGACCGGTTGAGGACGCCGATCCATCGCCGATCGCTGCGTTGAACCTCCTCGAGTTCCAGCGAGGAGCCCGTCGTCGGTTCGCCTTGCGCTCGGCGCGCCTCGACGCCCGCAACCGGTCAGATCCACTGCGGCGAGGTACTAGAGCTCCGACCGCGTGCTTGTGATCCGTCCACGGCGTCGAGGCGCGCCAGGGGCAAGGCGAACCGACGACGGGCTACTCTCCGTAACTCGAGGAGCTGCAACGCAGCCCATGGAGATGCATCGGCGGGGTTCTCACAGGCGCGAAGCGACCTGAAGGGATCGTGGCGGTTCAGAATCACGCGGTCGGAGCGCTAGAGCGCCTCGAGCACCAGCGAGATGCCCTGGCCGCCGCCGATGCACATCGTCACCAGGCCGTAGCGCTGCTTGGCGCGGCGCAGGCCGTAGGCGCAGGTCAGGGTCAGGATCGCGCCGGTGGCGCCGAGCGGGTGGCCCAGCGCGATCGCGCCGCCCTCGGGGTTCACCGTCCCGGCGTCGATGCCCATCTCGCCGAAGTCGCGGATGACCGCGAGCGCCTGGGGCGCGAACGCCTCGTTGAGCTCGACCCGCTCGATGTCCTTGCCGCTGATCCCGGCGGCGGCCAGCGCCCGCTCGGTCGACGGCACCGGCCCCCAGCCCATGATCCGCGGGTCGCAGCCGGCGACGCCGACGCCGGCGAGCCGGGCCAGCGGCTTCGCGCCGTGCTTGGCGGCGTCGGCCGCGGTGCCGATGATCATCGCGCCGGCGCCGTCGACGACCGCGCTGGCGTTGCCGGCCGTGACGATGCCGCCGGCCTCGAACGCCGCCGGCAGCCGGCCCATCTTCGCCAGCGACACGTCGTCGACGATGTGGGTGTCGTGGACGACCTCGAACGGCTCGGCCGCGCCGTCCTGCTGGACCGTGACCGCGACCGTCTCCTCGCGGAACGCGCCGCGATCGCGCGCGGCCTTGGCCCGGGTCTGCGACCGGAACCCGAACGCGTCGGCCTCGTCGCGGGTGATGCCGTACCGGCGCCCGAGCTCCTCGGCGGTGTTGGCCATGGCCATGCCCGCCGACGGGTCGTACAGGCTCATCAGCAGCATGTCCTGCAGGTGGGTGCCGGCCGGCAGGGTCTTGGTGTCGATCGGCCCATACTTCTGCACGGCCTCGCCGATCTTCTTGCCGCGCACGCCGTAGAGCGTGAACGGGTACTGCATGCTCTCGGCGCCGCCGACGACGATGAACGGGCGGGCGTGGTCGTGGCGCAGCCCGCCGAGGATGATCTCGGCGCCGACCGCGACCGCCTCGGCGCCGCTGCCGCAGATGCGCGCGACGGTCAGCGCCGGCACGGTCTGGTCGAGGCCGCCGCGCCAGCCCATGCCGCGCGCGGCGTAGATCGAGTCGCGGTGGCTGTGCTGGGCCATGCCCATGACCACGTGGCCCACGAGGCCGCGATCGAGCTGGGTCTGCGCCAGCGCGCCGGCGATCGCGAAGCCGCCCAGCTGGGTGGTCGAGAACCGCGCGAACAGGCCGGGCTCGCGGTTGTTGACGAGGATGTCGGCGCGCGGCGTGCGCCGCCCGCCGTCGAGGATCACGATGGTGCGATCGTCGGTTGCCATGGTGGTCGCTCCTCTACTCATGCAGGAAGGCGGCGGGGACGCGCGGCCCGTTCTGGGTGAAGTTCTTCATGCCGAGGTCCATGTCGACGGTGGCCTTGCAGCGGCCGAAGCCGTCGGCCTCGAGCGCGAGGCCCTCGGCCAGCGGCAGCGCCAGCCCGCGCCGCAGCACGTCGCAGACGATCGCGTCGATCGCGAGCGAGCGATGGCCGAGGTCGACCGCCGGCAGCCGCGCCGGCACCGGGATCGGCTCCGGGTTCACCGGCGCCAGCTTGACCTTGCCGGCGAGGTGATCGGCGATCAGCGCCTTGGCCGCGCCGAGCACGTCGGCGGCCGGCGCCCCGTGGGCCCAGCCCCAGGCGCAGGCCTCGGCCGCGCCGATCGACGCGCCGGTGCGGATCAGCCGGGCGGCGCGCTCGACGCCGATCAGCCGCGGCAGCCGCTGGGTCCCGCCGTAGCCGGGGATGATGCCGAGGTTGACCTCGGGCTGGCCCAGCACCAGCTGCGGGCCGACCACGCGCGCGTGGCACGCCATCGCCAGCTCGGCGCCGCCGCCGAGGACCGGGCCGTCGAGCGCCGCCACCACCGGCTTGCCCAGCGCGCTGATCGCCGCGAAGATCGGGTGGGTCGTCAGGCACACCGCGCGGCAGGCCTCGACCGACGGCAGCGCCGCCAGCTCGTTGATGTCGGCGCCGGCCAGCGCGCCGTCGTAGCTCGACAGCACGACGCCCTTCACCGTCGGGTCGGCGCCGAGTTCGGCGAAGATCGCCCCGAGCTCGCCGATCGTGGCGGCGCTGAGCGCGTTCTTCACCTCGGGGCGGAACACCCGCACGACCGCGACGTCGCCGTCGCGCTCGACCAGCGTGTTGGGGCGCACCGGCGCCAGCGCCTGGGCGGCGATCGTCGCCGGCACCGGGAACCCGGCGTGGTCGCGCGCGAACCGGGTCACGAGCTCGTGCACCCGCGCCGCGCCGTACTCCTGGGCCAGCGCCAGCAGGCCCTTGCGGAAGCCCAGCGCCATGCGCGTCAGCCAGTCGAGCTCGGTGGCCGCGCAGGTGCCGGCGTCGAGGACCGCGAAGGTCCGTCCGAACAGGACCGCGAGGATCCGATCGA
The genomic region above belongs to Myxococcales bacterium and contains:
- a CDS encoding thiolase family protein produces the protein MATDDRTIVILDGGRRTPRADILVNNREPGLFARFSTTQLGGFAIAGALAQTQLDRGLVGHVVMGMAQHSHRDSIYAARGMGWRGGLDQTVPALTVARICGSGAEAVAVGAEIILGGLRHDHARPFIVVGGAESMQYPFTLYGVRGKKIGEAVQKYGPIDTKTLPAGTHLQDMLLMSLYDPSAGMAMANTAEELGRRYGITRDEADAFGFRSQTRAKAARDRGAFREETVAVTVQQDGAAEPFEVVHDTHIVDDVSLAKMGRLPAAFEAGGIVTAGNASAVVDGAGAMIIGTAADAAKHGAKPLARLAGVGVAGCDPRIMGWGPVPSTERALAAAGISGKDIERVELNEAFAPQALAVIRDFGEMGIDAGTVNPEGGAIALGHPLGATGAILTLTCAYGLRRAKQRYGLVTMCIGGGQGISLVLEAL
- a CDS encoding carboxypeptidase regulatory-like domain-containing protein codes for the protein MTRLRVWIALALGLGLGAVAYRWAAHDRPFDAPRARRSRDAGVATRAPVAPVVAATAPRGPTLPIAVIDARAGTALADVTLTLRRADGGGAIVVLTATTDPLGRAALALGEGRWQVAATRGGAPLVLTDAEDWTVGAALDPELIVRAVPAAEVPPPRELPPVPPGAGALVGEVTLAGARPADLIVTPIFLGDFGPGHPVVRDRVPQPTPLPPRRFVGTGGSFRWDGLAPGSYAVLVVAPDRGVALVRAMVTADLAGNASSALAPAAGVAGRALDDRGAELAGVEIVVWVGDLRLAAVTTDAHGTFLVPDLPAGPAKLVASRPGCIGDRPTLTLVAGQRAMQPLGLLCGDAAGP
- a CDS encoding 3-hydroxyacyl-CoA dehydrogenase/enoyl-CoA hydratase family protein; translation: MIVGVIGSGSIGPDLAYGFLTAIAREPGAKVYLVDIKQEALDAGVARIRGYASKGVARGKLAPKVAQAMEAALVPTQDLGALKDCTYVLEAASEDLTIKRAILAKLEAVVAPSCLIGFATSGLPRAQIAAEATHPARCFVNHPFFPAWRALPIEIVLSGDAALGAQMIATMKRLGKVPILTADVECFAADDIFCNYISEAARIVEAGLATPAQVDRIVNDAIGGGGPFNVMDATRGNLLTAHCQELMEHAPTGTPWFRAPAILTTQGNSPWFAKGAAVDGRYDAALGRTVLDRILAVLFGRTFAVLDAGTCAATELDWLTRMALGFRKGLLALAQEYGAARVHELVTRFARDHAGFPVPATIAAQALAPVRPNTLVERDGDVAVVRVFRPEVKNALSAATIGELGAIFAELGADPTVKGVVLSSYDGALAGADINELAALPSVEACRAVCLTTHPIFAAISALGKPVVAALDGPVLGGGAELAMACHARVVGPQLVLGQPEVNLGIIPGYGGTQRLPRLIGVERAARLIRTGASIGAAEACAWGWAHGAPAADVLGAAKALIADHLAGKVKLAPVNPEPIPVPARLPAVDLGHRSLAIDAIVCDVLRRGLALPLAEGLALEADGFGRCKATVDMDLGMKNFTQNGPRVPAAFLHE